GAGGGGTTCACCCGTATCGGCGTGGCGGAGATTTCCATTAATCCTGCCAAACCTTTCTTGAGCAATACCTTGATCCACCAGAATGAGTGACAGGATGAATATCCAGTTCAGGAGCGTGTATCTTTTCATTCGATCTTCTTTCTATATCAGCCTATTCCAGTCAGGGCTGTTTACTGACGCCAACATTCTAATCCTGAAATGAATGGACTGCAATAAAATAATGAGCGTTATGAGCGTTATTAATCAACAGGTGAGTCCGAAGCTCTCAATTTATATTGAGTTCTGGATTGTCACATTCATTCCCCATGTCCATCTCAGCATCTCTTTTATCACGGAGCGAATGTAAACGATAACTGGTGGGAGGTGAGTTTTATTCGTGGAACAGCAGACCTGGAGTGTTAAACTTATGTTTGGTGGGATAAGTAAAAAGAAGGCAGGACCCCCTGCCTTCTTTTTACGAAAGTGGAAATAAATAAGAGGGTATTAGTTCTCTTCTGAATCTCCCTTTTGTTGATCGATGCGATAGACAATAAGATAGGCTGCACCAACTGCTGCGGGTATTAATCCCCAGACCCACATACCTGATGGGGCATCATCGGGTATGGCCAAAGCCATTCCGAGGGTCATGATGATTCCCAGAAAAAGCCATATCAATCCAGGTAAGAGGCGATTCTTATTTACATCTGGAAATTTTACATCAACCCCTTTTTCAATGGCTGCGAGAATTTCAGTGCTCTCGATTTTTCTTTTCTGATTTTTTAAGATCATGGCGGCAATCGCTACCGCGCCGACAACTAAGAACATAGCGATTGGAACAAAGGCTTCCATTGCGGTATTCATTGTATTCTCCTTTTATATAGATTTTAGGTTCATCGTGGTATTAGACCGAGATCTATTTGTTTTTGTTGCATCTTTTTACTTATTTTTTGAAGAATTTTTATTTTTAGTCAAACTGCAACAAATCAACATTATTCCAGGTCTAAGTATTAATATGATCAATATGATTCCCAGAGTTCAAAAAGAAGCAGATCACCTCTTTCGGGATATAGTAAAGAATCATAGTAGTCTTATTTATAATCTGGCGCTGATGAAATGCAATCAGGTCACCCTGGCCGAAGATATCTGTCAGGAAACATTTATTCGGGTTTATAAAGGGCTGCAAAATTTCAGAGATGATTCTCAGCTGGGTACCTGGATATATCGAATTGCCCTAAATGTATGCCATACCATGATCAAAAAAGAGTCTCAGCTATCCTCAAGAATGATTCCTCTGGGGGAAAGGGCGGATCTGGAACCTGAAGAACTCAATAGCGATGTCCAGGATATTTTTATCCAGGAAGTGGAAAAAGACCAAATCAGAGAAGCAGTTTCAGCTTTATCCCCCCTGCAATCTGACGCGATCACACTTTACTATTTAAAGGAATTTCAATACACAGAGGTGGCCGAAATTATGGATATTCCCTTAAATACGGTAAAATCCCATATTCGCAGAGCCAAAGCCAATTTGAAACTAATGTTAATGGAGGTCTATAGTGAGACCTGATAATTCCACCAAGCAAGATGTCATTGATGCCCTACTTGAAAATTCCTGGGAGAACCCGCCAGCACATCTTGAGCAACAACTTATGGCAATCCCATCGCAAATTGTTTTGGCTCAAAATCGTCAGCTTGATCGAATCTCCTTATTTCTCAATGGAATTCTCATGTTGTGGGGTGCAGGTATGCTAATGTT
This portion of the Candidatus Neomarinimicrobiota bacterium genome encodes:
- a CDS encoding RNA polymerase sigma factor yields the protein MINMIPRVQKEADHLFRDIVKNHSSLIYNLALMKCNQVTLAEDICQETFIRVYKGLQNFRDDSQLGTWIYRIALNVCHTMIKKESQLSSRMIPLGERADLEPEELNSDVQDIFIQEVEKDQIREAVSALSPLQSDAITLYYLKEFQYTEVAEIMDIPLNTVKSHIRRAKANLKLMLMEVYSET